The sequence below is a genomic window from Sinorhizobium terangae.
TCGACGGCCCAATAGCTCAGCGCGGCGACCGCCACCACGATCAGCAGATAGACGAGCGCGGAAAGCATCGTTCCTCCGTTGTCGCTCCGCGCCCGAGAATCTAGCACGGTTTTCGCTTGACACGATTTTGCTGCTACAATCGGGGCTTATGAACCCTCAAGAGTTTGCCGCCATCATTGAGGGGCTGGAAAGCCAAGGCATGACACCTTCCGAGATCGCCCGCGAAGCGGGCCTCTCGCGCATGACGGTGTGGCGGATCGCCAATGGCGAAACCTCCCGCCCCTCCTATGAAACCGTCACCCGCCTCAAATCGCTCGCAGCTCGGCGCAACGCCGCTGTAACGGACATGTTACGCCGTTAGGGCGTAAATGGGCTGGCCAAGTCTAAAACGGGACTTGCCAGCCGATGGCCAGCGATCTCATCTACCGCGCCGCCAAACAATCCGAAGCCGCCCCCTCCGAATGGGTGCTCTCGGACGAGACCGTCGACCGCTACGGCTAGGTGATCGTTGCCGACGGCTGGGATCTCTCCAATTTCGCCGCCGACCGCAATCCGGTGGCGCTGTTCAACCACAACGCCAACGCCGTCATCGCACATGGGAAAACGTCCGCGTCGACAGGAAGACCAAGCGCCTGCTCGGGCGGCTGAAGCTTGCCGCGCCCGGCACCTCCCGAATGGTCGACGAAGTGCGGCGGCTGGTCGAGCAGAAGATCCTCAAGGCCGTTTCGGTCGGCTTCCGGGCGTTGAAATCCGAGCCGCTCGACGACAAGGCGGCTCCCGACTGGGGGCCGTTCCGCTATTTGCAGCAGGAACTCGCCGAGTGCTCGCTCGTCGCCATCCCCGCCAATCCCAACGCACTCCAGATCGCGCGTTCCTATGGCGCGCTCCCTGCCGAAGCGCAGGCGCAGCTGTTCGGCAAGCTCGCCCGACAAGACCAGCCGCATCCGCGTCCAGGCAATCCCCGGCAAGCTCGCCAGACGCAATCCCCACCGATGGGGGATCCCATGTCGAAGCTCTCCACACGAATCGAGGAAACACAGAAGCGCATCAATGCGATGCGCGATCAGCTCGGCTTGCCGATCAGGTGGCGTTGACGCTTGCCGAGCTGCGCGCTGAGCACAAGACGATCATCCTCGACGTTTCCGAGCGCGTCGCGGCTCTGATGCCCGCACAACCCTTGCCGGGAGCCACGGCCTCGACGCTGGCCGTCGCGCTCGTTCACAAATATGTCGATGGCACGCCGCTCTACCGTCTGGCGCAGACATTCGAGCGCGCCGGGGTTCCTGTCAGCCGTGGCGCTCTGGGTCACTGGGTGATCGGCTCGAGCGAAAAACATCTCTCCCGCATCTATGACGCCTTAAAACTGCGGCTCAGATCGCAACCTCTCATCCATGGCGACGAGACGACGGTTCAGGTCCTGAAGGAAAAGAATAGAGAGGCCACCGATACATCGTATATGTGGGCCTATCGGAGTGGCGAGGACAGTGACGAGCCGATCGTGCTGCTCGATTATCAACCGGGCCGCGGCCAGATACACCCGCAGACCTTCCTCGGCGATTACCGCGGCATCTTGATGAGCGACGGCTATTCCGCCTGGCGGCACGCTGGAGGGCGCGAACCACCTTGGATGTATGGCCCATTCAAGACGACGTTTTGTCAATGCTCTCAAGACGAGAAACAAACCCGGCGGACCGCCAGAGCAGGCTCTCCGGTTCTTCGAACAGCTCTATCGGGTTGAAAGGCAGGCGCGGGACAAAAAACCGGAGGACGGCGAGACGCGGGCCGACAGCATTCGCCGCTTTCGCCAGCAACACAGCGTTCCCATCCTGACCGCTCTCAAGACATGGCTCGACGAAATCGCCCCAAAGGTCTTGCCGGACAGCAAGCTCGGCGATGCTGTATCCTACACCCTGAACCAGTGGGATTATCTGACGCGCTACACCGAAGACGGCAGGATGCCGATCGACAACAACATCCTGGAGCGCGACATCAGAGTTTTTGCGACCGGCAGAAAGAGTTGGCTGTTCAGCGATACCGCCGATGGAGCCAAGGCCAGCGCCGTCATCTACAGCCTTATGCTGACCTGCCGTGCCTGCGGCGTCGAGCCGTTAACGTGGTTGCGCTACGTCCTTACCGAACTGCCTCAACGCGCGGGCGATGCTGATATCGACGATTTGTTGCCCTTCAACTTCACACGGACTGCTACTGCCTGACCAGATGCCGTTCCCGACACCAAGACGGTCCGTCGAAATCGCCGGCGTCAACGTGCGGGGAAAATTGCGCTTACGATCAAGGAGCAGCTCGGCAACACTAAGAACGACTATCTGGCGCATAACACGTCGCTCTGGATCGCCCACTACACATGGGGTAATCGCGGTGCGACTGCCCCCGGCAACTTATTTGCAAGATGATGCTGTCTGGGTTGGTTGCCCCCGATAGGATGGAAATACGGGCTCACGATTGGAACCGGGCCCAAACATCGAATGGAGGCAACCATGGACCAATATATAGGGCTCGACGTTTCATTGAAAGATACTGCGATCTCGATCCGGGAGGACGGGAAGCGGATCTGGCGGGGGAAGCGCGCTTCGGATCCAAAGGTGTTGGCGCAGGTGATCCGCAAGCATGCCCCGAACGCAAAACGCGTCATATTCGAGACGGGGCCGCTGTCGACGTGGTTCTATCACGCACTGACGGCGGAGGGGATCCCCGCTATCTGCATCGAAGCGCGGCACGCGCAAAAGATATTGAACGAGACGCTCAACAAGACAGATGCCAATGATGCAGATGGCTTGGCCCAGCTGGCCGAAGCCGGCTTCTACAAGGCGGTCCGGGTAAAGTCATTTGACAGTATGTTGACGCGCACGCTGGTCGGCGCCCGCAATCAGCTCCTGAGCATCTCAACCCAACTTAGCAACCAGATCCGCGGCCTGATGAAGACGTTCGGCCTTATCATCCCTAAAGGAACGGGTCGGGTGTTTGATGGCAATGTGAGAGAGCTTTTGGCTGGGAATGATGACCTTGCACGGATCATATTGCCCCTGCTTGAGGCGTGGCGCGACATTCGCAAGCGCGCGGCCGATCTTGATCGCCAGTTGCTCGCAGTGGCACGGCAGAGCCAGGCTTCGAAGCTTCTGACGACGATCCCAGGAATTGGCGCCGTTACGGCGGTGTCCTACATCGCAGCGATTGAAGATCCAGACAACTTCAAAACGTCGCGCTCGGTTGGTGCCTGGCTCGGGCTAACAACGCGGCGCTACCAGTCAGGTGAGGTCGACTATAACGGCCATATCTCGCGTAGAGGTGACAACCATCTGCGGGGGCTGTTGTATGAAGCGGCGACAGTGCTTCTCACGAGCGCCAGTGCCAGGACCGAGAGCAGCCTCAAGAGCTGGGGGCTTCAGCTGCGTGAGCGGTTGGGCTTCAAGCGCGCTGCGGTGGCAGTCGCCCGGAAGCTTGCGGTCATCATGCACAGCATGCTCAGGACAGGAGAAGTCTTCAACGCATCGGCTGGCGCCATCGCATAAGCAACCGCCAGCTTCTGCCCTCAGCGCGTCAAACCTGATTTGAGGCACTGAGCGTCCCTGCTGCGGACGTCGGTTGGATCATTCCGCTACGAGTGGCTGCAGCTCGTTGAGACTGCGCGCTACACATGGGAAGGTCCTGCCTGCGAAGCCCATTGTGCGGCGACATTTGTCGACCGCGAAGACAACCCTGCTCCCCAGCACCGGATAGCTCCGAAGGACATGCCGCTGAGCGCCGATCCACCGATCAATTTAATCTGCGTTGCCTACCCGCAACCCGGCGAGGTCGCCGAATGCCTAAAGCACCTTGACGACCGGGATGCGATTAGACAACCACCGCTTCCTCGCCGTCGTGGCCGAAGGCGACATGGCCCGCATGGTCGCTGTGGCAATACACCGACGAGTTCGCGGTCGCAGGCATCTCCGCCCTGGTCGACGGCAACCGATGGAACGGCACGAAGGAGAACCTGAAGCGGTGGATGGTCACGGAAAACATCGGAGCCGGGCACGGCAGACAATCAAGCTGAAGGCATCAGTTACCAGAGGGGGTTCACCTTCCAAGCCGTCGCCTCGATCTTGCGAAAGGGCGCTCGACCAACTCATGGCATTGCCAGCGACGCATATCCAATGGCCAGATAGTCAAGAAGCGCTCTGACGGACGGCAGCAGCCCCCTTCTTGAAGGGAAGACGGCATGAATGATCCCGGCCCTTGGCGCCCACTGCGGTAGAACCTCGACGAGTGTTCCATCGATTAGGTCCTGCCGGATGACCATGGCAGGGAACTGGGCAACGCCTACGCCTTTCAGCGCGGCAAGCCGCAGTGCGATCATGTCCTCCGTTATGAGTCGCGGCCGGTGACGAACGATCGCTGTTGCGCCATCCGGGCCGTCAAGCAACCATCCGTGCTCCGGCTTCGCCGGCTCCCAAGCAAGGCTCGGCAGGTTGGCGAGATCGGCGGGGATCTGCGGCCGCCCCATCTCGTCGAGCAGGGCGGGACTGGCGACCAGACGCTGCCTGCTTTCGGCGAGTCGCTTAACGACGAGGTCGCTGTCATCGAGCGGAGGGAAGCGCACACGGATGGCGATGTCGATCCCCTCGCGCAATACATCGACGCGCCGGTTGGTGGCCTCGAGAACCACCTCGACCTGAGGATGCTGCGCCATGAAGCCGGCGACCATCTCGGCCACCTGGAAATACAGCACCGAGGAGGGGCAACTCACATGCACGGCGCCGCGCGGTTCAGCACGCATCCGGTCGATCACCTCCTGTGCCGCTTCCGCCTCCACGAGCATGGCGACGCAATGGCGGTGATATTCGCGGCCGATTTCGGTGACCGTGAAATGCCGTGTCGAGCGCTGCACCAGGCGAACGCCCAGGCGCTCCTCGAGCAGGCCAATGCGCCGGCTCACGCGGGAGCGCGGTAGGTTGAGCTTGCGGGCGGCCGCGGCGAAGCCGCTCTGATCTACCACTTCGACGAACAGTCTTAGATCGTTGAGGTCCTGCATTTGT
It includes:
- a CDS encoding helix-turn-helix domain-containing protein codes for the protein MNPQEFAAIIEGLESQGMTPSEIAREAGLSRMTVWRIANGETSRPSYETVTRLKSLAARRNAAVTDMLRR
- a CDS encoding IS110 family transposase, producing MDQYIGLDVSLKDTAISIREDGKRIWRGKRASDPKVLAQVIRKHAPNAKRVIFETGPLSTWFYHALTAEGIPAICIEARHAQKILNETLNKTDANDADGLAQLAEAGFYKAVRVKSFDSMLTRTLVGARNQLLSISTQLSNQIRGLMKTFGLIIPKGTGRVFDGNVRELLAGNDDLARIILPLLEAWRDIRKRAADLDRQLLAVARQSQASKLLTTIPGIGAVTAVSYIAAIEDPDNFKTSRSVGAWLGLTTRRYQSGEVDYNGHISRRGDNHLRGLLYEAATVLLTSASARTESSLKSWGLQLRERLGFKRAAVAVARKLAVIMHSMLRTGEVFNASAGAIA
- a CDS encoding LysR family transcriptional regulator → MQDLNDLRLFVEVVDQSGFAAAARKLNLPRSRVSRRIGLLEERLGVRLVQRSTRHFTVTEIGREYHRHCVAMLVEAEAAQEVIDRMRAEPRGAVHVSCPSSVLYFQVAEMVAGFMAQHPQVEVVLEATNRRVDVLREGIDIAIRVRFPPLDDSDLVVKRLAESRQRLVASPALLDEMGRPQIPADLANLPSLAWEPAKPEHGWLLDGPDGATAIVRHRPRLITEDMIALRLAALKGVGVAQFPAMVIRQDLIDGTLVEVLPQWAPRAGIIHAVFPSRRGLLPSVRALLDYLAIGYASLAMP